In the genome of Puntigrus tetrazona isolate hp1 chromosome 8, ASM1883169v1, whole genome shotgun sequence, the window CCGTCGCCTAGCGTTTACCCGACCAAGCTTTGCTTTTGGTGCATTACCAACATCAGCACTcaccaaaaataaaaggtaaggaaattaataaatagttctgtatcattatgctatttttttgGACAGGCAGTTTATAAAGGAAAGCTGTAGttgtaaatgaaaagaaaacaacaagtGATGCAAATGGATAAACtcttaatgtaatttaaagttGCAACTGATGAAACATAAATCTCTACATGTCCTTCAAAGGCAGcatatcttattattataaatatttagtacCTTCACTactataacagttttttttctttccgtgCATGTCAGCTTTTCAAAGCACTAGTGTGATTTAAACGTCTCGTCTGTTGTATGTAGCACAGAATGGTATTATCCAGGTCACGTGGTAAATCCCTCTTCCCATCTGGAACCTAACATTGACGTCTGCTGGTCCTTAATgagaaatatactttttaaatatacagtagtcaacatttgaagtggatcaaaacctttcattaaagttgacctaaaactaaaacaacaccCATTcttgttttaggacaacttcGATGAACACTTACGATCTAcatcaaatgttgactactgtaatATATAGCTTGAAAATGTCTTAAAGTCCTGAAAGCTTGGTTGGCAACCTTGGTAAACCGTGTGTCATGAAATGTGAGCTATTCTGAATGCTTGTTGCAATGGGGTCGTGGCTGTTCTAAGCAAGTGGGTCGCTGAATATGGAAATGTGATTCTTGAAGTAACAGCTGTTGAGTATCATCACATCAAACTCTACAGAATAAGAATAATATGAAGTGATGGATGTGCAGCTTTAGCTGAACATTCTTATCTTATGTTCAAAAGGGCTCTGTTCATCTCTGAATGCACTGATTAATATCAACATCGCACCAACACCTTTAAACTACTGTGAAAAAGTTGCTTGTTGTGATCCAGATATGGCAAAGCGCGTTTGTGCATCTGCCTACCTGAGATGTTTTCCAAGCTGGCCACATTGTCGTGGTGTCATGCAGCTGTCGTCTTCAGACAGATCAGTCCTCATTACTGCTAAATCTTTTTAAACAGATCTTTCCATCTTTCACACGGTTGAAACTTTGAGGACGGGGAAAATGGCAGCGATTCCATCCAGCGGTTCCCTTATTGCCACCCATGATTACTACCGAAGTGAGTAAATGTTTTTcctttcacaattttatttgacttaagatccataaaatgcaatattatttatcattttaatatgttgcaGGGCGCATAGGATCTACATCCAGCAACAGTTCCTGCGGCAGTTCGGAGTACTCTGGGGAGGTCATTCCACACCCACCAGGTATATCAGCAGGAGATATTTAACATCTTAGTACTCAAGTACTactcattttaaaggaatagaaGTGTTAATTGTCCAATTCCACGGCAGGTCTTGCACGACAGGACTCTGGCCACTGGTGGTCCAGTTTCTTCTTTGGGAAGCAGAATCAAATGGGGACACTCAATGGATTTGAATCCCAGCAGAAGTGAGTTTGAGAGCAGTTTTGTCTATGCTTTGAGTCCGCTCTTAAATTCTGGTTTTCATGCAAGCTGTTCTTGATATTGATTGGCAGGGCTGGCACCTACACGGTGACAAACGGTCAGGTGACCTGTGTTGCCCGAGAGATTGTGATGAAGAGGCAAATGAGTGAGAGCAGTGACTCTGGGAAGGAGCCTGTATCCCCCGTCCCCTCATAACCATCCTGACCCAACTCCACACCCTTTACCCCTCATCCAGGAGTGACCGTGGGTAGAAGCAGGCGACGGAGgctccatttttatttttagtaaaaactgGCTGTTTTTTATGTCATGCTGTgtagtgctgtttttttttacctatgaCCAAAACAACATGGCAAAAATATGCTTTCCATATGAGCTGAGTATCTTAATGTAAGTCACTGTATCACTGGGTGCACTTTGCAATTatatttgctataaataaatgactaactGCAGCCTATGGTATGGTGTGATAGTTTCTATTCCTCCTTCCTGCTGttcttacacatttttttttttaaatgatcatattgAGTTCCATTAGCATGGATTATATTATGGTAAATCAATTAGGCTATCAATGTACTCTCATACGGGGATTAGCCCTAAACAGTCTCTATTCAGTGACTCCGCTGTTTTACAGAGAATGAGCTGCTGAACAACAGCCCGTGTGCAAGATGTTTAGAATTAAGCAGGCTTTGGTGAGATTAAAACACATGTGCTAAGACAGGACACACTAATACGCTTTATATAACACTACACCTGCTGTCATTGGATGCATCTATTCTACATGTGGCAGCAAGAAACtgaagctgttgttttttttccatgtggCAGAAAAGTTTTTTAGATACTAACTGCAACATGCTTATCTGCAGAACTGTGTTAGTGGCAAATAATTGAAagttaaaagatatttttgcaCACTTCTAATACTAATTCCCCCCATATCTGTTGCTAATCATAGAAATGTGGCATATATTTAAAAGCAGATTATTGGccaaaaataacattgttttaGAAACCGTGACCTATATCAAGTCCAATTTAAACAAATCTCTAAACCAATTTTGAAGGTCAGTTTGTGCTACCTAAAGTAGAAAATTATCTGTAGCAGATTGCTGTATCAGGTGTATGTTGAATCCTAATTTTGAAGACAGAATTTGATAATGTTAGGTTGGGCAGGCCTGCATGTCAGATATCCACATATGACAGCTGACAAACAGAGCAAcagtttatcatttaaaatatgacctattgatatatatatttttaatatgatttcaCTTATATAGAATTTTACATTAGAAGACAATGATTTATCCACTGGGGTTATATTTGCATTATGGACTGACAGTAACTTATTATTTTCCATCTTTTCCATGTTTTCAATTAACctaaggaatatatatatatatatatatatatatatatatatatatatatatatatgtagtctGGTAGTACATGAGGGACCTTGCAACATTTGCACATAGGCCTAGTATGTATACTCAGAAATGCAAGCCCAATTGGAAACACAGTAGATAGATAGGTGCATATGTTCATTTCCGAAAGCACAGAGATAAATGAACACTTGAAATGTTATAATGTagtatttaaaaggaaaaagacaaaaatacatacataaagaaaaagcaTACATAAAATGTCCACACATTGTGCAACTGAGATGATGTCAATTATATCTTTACACAACGGGTCACGGTATGATACAGAAGCAGACTTATTTGAAAACCACGGGAAAAGGTGAGATTTAGAGTGAAAAGAAAAGGATTAAGATACCATGTGACATCCCACACACAGTAACTTTACTGACTTTCGCTTTCTTATGTGAGTGAATTAAAAGTTCCTAATATTGCCTTTTGACTAGAAGAATATTTTGGGACCGTAGACTTTGCTCACTGATCCCCAGTTGTTTCTAAACAGAGACACAAGCTAAAAACAGGACACAGTCTCAGTCAGCCGAGCTTCTCGAGCACGGCTCCACTCTCACCTCACCCTCGCGTCAAGGTTACTCTGTACAAAGGTGAACACATGCTCACACTGACAGGTTTGTGTACAGACTCGTTCTTGGAAGCGTTTCAAGCTGTTTTGTTTGATACGGTATTCCCAGAGCGTATAGAAACAGTTAAACAGTTTCCagttagcatgattagcatatatctttctgtttattatttcaacccttttctttctttgacatttttcctgttttgtttatatacgGTATTCATTCTGATCATACTACGACTTTTGtccattcttttattttattcatctgcTGACATGTTTGCTTACTGACCTTGTTCCATGAATGGGCGCACGTCACGTGGATAAATATCACCATGCAAATGCTTGAGAGGCTGTGCTTTAAATATCCCCTGAATGATTGGGCATACTAGTACTAATAAGACTGACCCAGTCCCAAGAACCTCTAAACATAGAACCACATGGCTAAATTCTAAGTTTGTCTTTTGACTTATCACTTCTTTAAATCACCCCAGATTCGTGGGTCGAGGTCTTCCTGGGactcctgtctgtctctgtctcgtGCAGTCTTAGCATGGGAGAAGGTATATGCATCTTCTGAATGGTACTTTGAGTTTACAGCTCTGCAATCTGACGTTGTATCCTAGCAAGTTCTTGAAATTAGTCAGATTGGGGGTCTGGGAGCTACTCATGGCTGATGGCTGATGGCCCATGCATTTTGGGAGTCACTGTCAAAACCAATCGCAGCTTGCATGTCGAGATTCTATTGGGGCATGATTTAAGGAATGGCTTTCTTTAAGCTTTAAGCCAATTCCTCTTGAAGCACACTTTGGAAAGGCCTACCACTCTCTACAGCAATGGCCTTCAATTCCTCAAGGTACTTCTCAGTGCCAGTGCAGCTAGCAGTCTGGGTGTAAACAGTagctaaaacacacactttgAATATCATCTGGATCAGAGAGACTCCCCAAAGTTAATGGCAAAAAGGGGGACAAGCTTTGCATTGCTGAATTGTGATTATAATCTACAATGGCATTTTTGTGAAACTCTGAATTTGGGTCATCAAATACGACTCTAACTCATTGTCTAATTCAGTTGACGTGAGGGCTTCAATAATGAGTGCATTTGCCACGTTAACATTCTCTCGCTTCACAATTTCCATTGTAACGGTTGAAAATTtcaaaacttgttttttttcttatttcccttttctgtttctttaacGGTATCTCTCGCTGCAAAAACATGctcctggctggctcgccaACTTGTCACAGGCTCCCTGGTGCTATACAAGCATTGGAGTTTAAAGCTATTCAGTAGTTCAAGATCTTGGACAAAAACAGAAGACTTTGTTCGCTCATGAGCCAGCGTTGCAGCGAGACAAGGGAAATAATCACAGATGCAAGTTGATGCTATCAAAATATAAGGGGTTTCCTTATTTGTATTTGACtgtatgaaacaaaacaaataaaataacaacaatacaaTTGGGTTGTAGTTTTCTTTGAAAGGAAAACCGATCTTGTCTTCCGCAATAGTGTTCAAGGAAAGTGCATGAAGTAGTCCTACCACTCTGATGCTCAATGATCGTCAAAGTTCAGAAACAGCCTCATTACGTGAAAACATTCCTTCCTTCTCCCGAACTACCTCGATTGACGCAATCTGCTGTGGGCGGGGCTACGTTCCGCTTTTctcatgtacatatttaaatatatgcaattttgATTTCTTAACTGAGCAAATTCGAATCATTTTTCCGtcatatttaaatctaaaatgataaaaaaagaatagataaaataaataaataactaaataaaatatcatcttaTTGTCTTTGGTACTCTGGGTTACACTGagtatgaactaaaatgcacttttaacatactatctttgtttataaaaatgtatttagttaccacttgtagcacacttgcttgtactattgtatgaaagatggttccaagtgtgctacaagtagttactttttacatttttaaaagcaaaacatgtaaaaaaagaagtgcattttagttcatattcatggtgtttcaaaatagcacagttgagtacacttagatgatctaAAAATTATCTTAAGTACTAAAGAATGATTTCTAGTACATTAGTACTTTTCACGTGGTGTACTGGAAAGTAGCCAAATAAACCAGCAGACAATGCATTCacagaacataaatattaacatttttattttattacaagttACATGCTgtctgctgtttaatatttatgacaAAAGCATATGTAAAACAATAACTCTTGATCTATATCTGGCTAACTGAGGCATAttgatattgtaatataatagcACAAAAAGGtaggaaaaatgtaaataatgttaagcTGTTACCAGTTTAAGAAAccgcttatttttattatatatttttattaaaatgtacaattttctgattttcaagcatatgctttgctaaaacaaaaagatgacCTACCTAGACTATGCTAATTATCTTAGGTCTGATCTGATCGGTCGCTACCAATTGAACTCAATTGAAGTAACGCAAACAAGCATAGTTAGCTAACAAtgatcaatgatttaaaaagagTTTCTATTTAGAAACGTGGTAAAATGTACTATAAACCTACTTAATAATTTTAGAAACAGTATTTTGTAATACAGAtaatacaaagtaaaataaatagcacATTCCACACCAATTATTTGAAGAAATATGTCCCTTGGACTTTATGCAAGTTCTACAAGCAGTGACAGGTAACCAAACCCTTGCGATACTGCTTTGTGAAACAGGGCTACGATGGTATTTTTAACAAACTCAAATCTGAGATGAAAACTGAAAAGcagatgaattatttaaaagaaaagagacaACGTGCAAGTATACCAGGTCTGGCTATAACAGTCTTTAACTCCTTTTTTCTGATTTGTAGCCCCGCTGCTGGAGTCTGAATGATTGGGTGTCTGATTGCAGAGCACCAGAGGTGTTAAAAATTCTCCAGAGATGTCAATCATTACACAGATGTCATCTTCCTGAACATCCTGTAAGCTTTCCGAACAATCTGGCCAGGCAAGTCCGGAGTGTTCTTGATTCTATTTCTGCTCAACACGCACCCACAACATGAACACGTTGTGGCAACACTCGTGTTACTGAGTTTGAATGCTTCCACAGTAGCAACAATCAGCAGGGTGTGCTGCATGTATAGTATGTGCGTGAGGGTTTGAGCCCACGGTATAAATAGTCAATAGTCATATTTAACCCATGAATGTCACAGTCAAATTATCacttttttatgaaatgcacaTTCTGTCTGGTGTAATGAGTAGAATATTTCAGTGGTTTAAAAGCATTTGGAGGATCAGTTAGCTTCTAGTTGTTAACAAACTGCACTGTGCCAACTGAAAactgcagtggaaagtttttaaAGATTGAAATGACCTACATCCACAGGACCTGCCAAACATGTTCTGTTCTGGATTTtgtgtactctctctctctctctctcacgttCAAGAGCTTGTTTGCATTAGAGAGATTGAAATGGGTTATGAGAAATCCTTTcattgaactaaaaaaaaactccaaaacacTAATTTTAGTCCCTAgtgaaaaaaaaggatttattgaaattagtttttattatcatatatttgcatttctgatgcaaaaatgtatttattatataccgTTACTTTAAATTTCAGGGTGCAGATCTGGTGAAGGGAAGTTATTTAGCAGAACATAAaactggttttatttatttaagtccATATGATCCATTCGGAAACGTATACGTCTCCAAATCAGGATGGGATAAAGGTGGATAAAATAATCTTCAGTATTATCCAAGTACAATTTGAGAAGGGCTTTactacatttaatgtaaataattcacACATGAAATTAGAAACTAAgcacacaaaaaagtaaaagtgcataaatactgtaaaaaaatgagTGGAAAGGCGTTTAGATGCATAAACAGCTGTTGTTGGGACATTCCCACTTGTCTGTCTTTGCATGGCACTGTTAACTGATGCCTTCTGCTGGATCTGATGTGTTACTGCAGCTCTCAGATGTCCAATCCATGTATCGACTACAGGAGCTCTCCAGGAGAGCCCTCAGTTCATTAAAATCTGGCCTTTCGTGAGCTGAGTCTTTCCAACACATCAGCATTATCTCATAGATGTGCGACGGGCACTTAGAGGGCGAAGGCATTCGGTAGCCCGATGTGATCATACTGTACACTTCTTGATTTGAGAAAGCTGTAagaatatacacacaaaaagatGTCATTTAACCTTTCTCAAATGAGAGAAAGAAGATACATAAATAGTGCACATACCTGGATACGGGACTCCGCCATAACTGAACATTTCATATAGCAGGACCCCAAACGACCAAACATCAGATTTGTTGGAGAACCTTCCATGGCTGATGGCTTCAGGAGCACACCACTTATATGGTATTGTTTTATCATCAGATGAGTAAAATGGGTCCTGTGTAACAAATGCCCCacgtaatttattttaagctaaTTTTCAAGAGTGAATATTTCACACATGTCTTCGATTGACTTGCCTTGACGATGCGAGCTAGGCCAAAGTCGGCCACTTTACAGATGTAATTGGGTCCCACTAGAACATTCCGGGCTGCCAGGTCTCTGTGGATGCTGTTCTGCTCCTCAAGGTACGCCATCCCATCAGCCACCTGACTCGCCATTTCTATCAGTTCCTGCGGCTCCAGGTTCTGCCCCTCCTCGCCTGTAGCACGAAAACTGAAGGAATCATGTCTGTCTGCTTTAAGACTTTAGTTGTTGTACAGAAAAACaagacttattttaaattagtgtaTATGTGAGTTGCAGTAGTTTATGAAAAAATgtgattgtaaaaaaataataaataaacttgaatttgGACTGGTCGGTATTTTTTAATAAGATCATTATTACCGATCATTAAATTCTGATAATAAATGCTGCACGACAGATTATCATCACTGTAGCTGCTAGTTCAAATGGCAATGCAGAGAGCAATCGTCTTTTTCTTTATACAAAAAAAGGATGGTAAGatagtaaatatatacagtaaaactaaataaaaaatctctCATGCATTTGTTcaagtaattgttttttaatcaccAAAATATACCTATAATACAGCCTGTAAACATGTCACATAATGCTACATTTACCTCAGGAAACGTTGAAAAGCATATTGCTAATGTGtactaatataatttaaaagtattttttttttacctttttaatttcttatttaatgtatgtttgaATAAATCTCATAATTCCGAACTTTGCCATTTTTTAGGCTCCTATcacaaaaacaagtttttgtgatatatgatatttaaatgattgtaTGTCAAGCACTGTTTGGAGTAGAAACAATGATATCATTAGCAAACAAACACTGTTCAGGCTGTTCACACCAGagatgatttttaattatataagaaTAGAGTACACCTAACagctataacaataacaactatttaaaaaatatagtttttttaaaaaaaaaaaaaagtttttttcagctgatgaatATGATaagtaaaaaacattaacagcCGATCATAATCAAGACAACTTTACAGAGCAGGTCACAAAACTGTATAGTTATAAATTATGGTTATCATTAGAGTTTTGATGTGACCAGGCCTATTTTACTTTTTCGTTCAGTGCATAAAACCcaaactgtgtttgttttcataacaGCTAAAAATGATGGTCACATATAATTACCCTTATtgacatattaaacatttaaagctatgccaaaaatatttatatttcctgGGTTGATGTCAGATAAGAAAGAGATTATGACCTCGGAGGAAACTGAGCAGGTTGCCTTTTTCCATAAGCTCAGTGATGATGTAGAAGGGGGTGGAGCTTGTGCAGATGGCAAAGAGTGTGATAAGATGTCTGTGTCTCAGCTTTTTCAGTATTTGAGTCTCCATCAGGAACTCCCTGTGATTGAGAGACTCTGGAGAAAGATAAACATCAGAACAACAGTGTGTTGCAGTATTAATATGTCTGGCAAAATATGGAATTTTTTCtctaatttttttctaataggTTGACAGACAATAACGCCTTAACAGAGCTTTAGATACACTCTCCAAGACTTCTCAGTGAGCTACATGCTCTTTTGGATATAGGTTATGAGGGCAGAAGACTGTGTTCTCATTCCTCCAGCTCTCACAGTCACAGAACAAGAAACacaacatttctcacatttaCAAAGGCAAAGAGGAAGTAGCCCATTCAGTCATATCCATCAGACTCTTTCCTTAATTTAGCCTTCAGATGTTTCTTTCCTATTTACATGAACCAACCCTACCATTGCTTTTGAGGATCTTGACGGCTACATTGACCATGCCTTTCCATTTTCCACGGTAAACATCAGCAAAGTATCCTTTACCGAGC includes:
- the ppdpfa gene encoding pancreatic progenitor cell differentiation and proliferation factor A; protein product: MAAIPSSGSLIATHDYYRRRIGSTSSNSSCGSSEYSGEVIPHPPGLARQDSGHWWSSFFFGKQNQMGTLNGFESQQKAGTYTVTNGQVTCVAREIVMKRQMSESSDSGKEPVSPVPS
- the ptk6a gene encoding protein-tyrosine kinase 6 isoform X2, producing MSKDGRRSCSALRALCERLFRSSKTEVPKPANTSKLQTQNAPNPPSSEASGEIYTALWSFRARADEELSFQEGEQFRICERQGDWWTAVKLDTNGRVTDKGVVPQNYLARRKTVKEQPWYFGTLNRFETQNLLLAPGNGVGAFLLRHSERDHIGCVLSVLINNKEVKHIKVHQNQNVSFYLDQSQIFQSLENLVEHYKRNILSCGICLTRPCARPEPKPQDLSHQTVDDWELPKEEFTLEEELESLNHREFLMETQILKKLRHRHLITLFAICTSSTPFYIITELMEKGNLLSFLRGEEGQNLEPQELIEMASQVADGMAYLEEQNSIHRDLAARNVLVGPNYICKVADFGLARIVKDPFYSSDDKTIPYKWCAPEAISHGRFSNKSDVWSFGVLLYEMFSYGGVPYPAFSNQEVYSMITSGYRMPSPSKCPSHIYEIMLMCWKDSAHERPDFNELRALLESSCSRYMDWTSESCSNTSDPAEGIS
- the ptk6a gene encoding protein-tyrosine kinase 6 isoform X1; amino-acid sequence: MSKDGRRSCSALRALCERLFRSSKTEVPKPANTSKLQTQNAPNPPSSEASGEIYTALWSFRARADEELSFQEGEQFRICERQGDWWTAVKLDTNGRVTDKGVVPQNYLARRKTVKEQPWYFGTLNRFETQNLLLAPGNGVGAFLLRHSERDHIGCVLSVLINNKEVKHIKVHQNQNVSFYLDQSQIFQSLENLVEHYKRNILSCGICLTRPCARPEPKPQDLSHQTVDDWELPKEEFTLEEELGKGYFADVYRGKWKGMVNVAVKILKSNESLNHREFLMETQILKKLRHRHLITLFAICTSSTPFYIITELMEKGNLLSFLRGEEGQNLEPQELIEMASQVADGMAYLEEQNSIHRDLAARNVLVGPNYICKVADFGLARIVKDPFYSSDDKTIPYKWCAPEAISHGRFSNKSDVWSFGVLLYEMFSYGGVPYPAFSNQEVYSMITSGYRMPSPSKCPSHIYEIMLMCWKDSAHERPDFNELRALLESSCSRYMDWTSESCSNTSDPAEGIS